The Chanodichthys erythropterus isolate Z2021 chromosome 14, ASM2448905v1, whole genome shotgun sequence genome window below encodes:
- the wdr3 gene encoding WD repeat-containing protein 3 isoform X2: MGLTKQYLRYVASAVFGVIGSQKANLAFVTLKGGEKGRYVAVGACEHVFIWDVRKAEKVLILEGKKHEVTYLCPSPDGVHIAVGYEDGGVRIFSLLNGESNISFSGHKSAVSVIRYDALGARLVTGSRDTDVIVWDIINESGLYRLKGHKDEVTQVLFLENKNLLITSSKDSFVKWWDLDTQHCFKTMVGHRSEVWGMVLLNQENRLLTGSADSELRAWDIEYIEEGKEVGEPQEKKVRTLIKDEEEDKEGLDEEPEERILSCKKAGSVLREARDRVVSLVTDAKAKVFACHGLDATLEVFTVLSEEEVQKKMDKKLKRAKKKAKSREGGEDVPEPVVERKLSDEIQKLANIKASSKIRSMDCLMAPNGEMKLALLLQNNTVETYTLKTTEKSPTGTKTSRLTLSGHRTDVRTLAFSSDNIAILSASGETVKVWNRSTLQVIRTMGCEYALCSLFVPGDRQIILGTKSGKIQIFDLASGSLLETTDAHEGALWSMCLSPDQRGIVTGGADKTVKFWDFELIKDQDSGNNKRLTVKHTRTLQLDEDVLCVRYSPDQRLLAVSLLDCTVKIFYTDTLKFFLSLYGHKLPVLCLDISHDSALIATGSADRNVKIWGLDFGDCHRSMFAHDDSVMFLQFVPKTHLFFTAGKDRKIKQWDADKFEHIQTLEGHHREVWCLAISPNGDHIVSSSHDKSLRLWERTREPIILEEEKEMEREAEFEESLAKGDEPVVPGETKGEAEPAGKKTIETVKAAERIMEAIELYREESKKLEEHRAACEAAGKELPPPKMNPILVAFGNVSPSRYVLEVMKKVRSSELEVSLLVLPFPYVPDLLQLFNGYVQQGLEVELVCRCLFFLLRVHFGQITSNQMLLSVIDELRTNTISKVREIRDVLGFNSAGLQFLQREIESKEDVMFFADATDRFEEKKRKRRKRERAVLTIT, from the exons ATGGGTTTAACTAAGCAGTACCTGCGCTATGTGGCGAGTGCTGTATTCGGGGTGATAGGCAGTCAGAAGGCCAACCTCGCGTTTGTGACCCTCAAGGGTGGTGAGAAAGGTCGATATGTCGCTGTGGGAGCCTGTGAACATGTCTTCATATGGGATGTCCGCAAAGCTGAGaag GTTCTAATACTTGAAGGTAAAAAGCATGAGGTGACGTACCTGTGTCCCTCTCCTGATGGTGTCCACATAGCGGTGGGTTATGAGGATGGAGGTGTGCGCATCTTTAGCCTGCTGAACGGTGAAAGCAACATCTCCTTCAGTGGACACAAATCAGCTGTCTCAGTCATTAGATACGATGCACTGGGCGCTCGTCTTGTCACTGGCTCAAGA GACACAGATGTGATTGTGTGGGATATCATCAATGAGAGCGGTCTGTACAGACTCAAAGGACACAAAGATGAAGTTACACAAGTTTTGTTCTTGGAGAACAAAAATCTGCTGATTACAAG CTCCAAGGACAGTTTTGTAAAGTGGTGGGACTTGGACACACAGCATTGTTTCAAGACCATGGTGGGACATCGCAGTGAG GTATGGGGAATGGTCCTGTTGAACCAGGAGAATAGGTTGCTTACAGGGTCTGCTGACAGTGAGCTCAGAGCCTGGGACATTGAGTACATTGAGGAG GGTAAAGAAGTTGGGGAACCACAGGAAAAGAAAGTCAGAACTCTTATTAAGGATGAGGAGGAGGATAAGGAAGGACTTGATGAAGAGCCAGAAGAA CGGATACTCAGCTGTAAGAAAGCCGGTTCTGTTCTGAGGGAAGCCAGAGACAGGGTTGTATCCTTGGTTACAGATGCCAAGGCTAAAGTGTTTGCATGCCAT GGCCTGGATGCTACGCTTGAAGTCTTTACTGTACTATCAGAGGAGGAGGTCCagaaaaaaatggacaaaaaactAAAGAGAGCCAAGAAAAAAGCAAA GTCTCGAGAGGGAGGAGAGGATGTACCTGAGCCTGTAGTTGAAAGAAAGTTGAGTGATGAAATCCAAAAACTGGCAAATATAAAAGCGTCATCCAAGATCAG ATCAATGGACTGCCTTATGGCTCCTAATGGAGAGATGAAGCTTGCTCTTCTTCTACAGAATAACACAGTGGAGACTTATACACTGAAGACCACAGAGAAAAGTCCTACTGGCACTAAAACCTCTCGGCTCACACTGAGTGGTCATCGTACAGATGTCAGAACGCTGGCCTTTAGCTCAGATAACATAGCCATTCTCTCCGCCTCTGGAGAGACCGTCAAAGTGTGGAATAG GTCCACCTTGCAGGTCATTCGTACCATGGGATGTGAATATGCTCTCTGCTCGTTATTTGTTCCTGGAGACAGACAGATTATCTTAGGAACGAAG AGCGGGAAGATTCAAATTTTTGACCTGGCTTCAGGAAGCCTCCTCGAGACGACTGATGCACATGAAGGAGCTCTTTGGTCCATGTGTCTCTCTCCAGACCAG AGAGGGATTGTAACTGGGGGTGCTGACAAGACTGTGAAATTCTGGGACTTTGAGCTCATAAAGGATCAGGACTCTGGAAATAACAA GAGACTGACGGTAAAGCATACGCGCACCCTGCAGTTAGATGAGGATGTGTTGTGTGTGCGCTACAGTCCTGACCAGAGACTGCTGGCCGTCTCTCTTCTCGACTGTACGGTCAAAATCTTTTACACAGACACACTAAAG TTCTTCCTGTCGCTGTATGGACACAAGCTGCCCGTTCTGTGCCTGGACATTTCACAT GACAGTGCTTTAATAGCCACAGGATCAGCAGACCGAAACGTGAAGATATGGGGTTTGGATTTCGGAGACTGTCATCGTTCTATGTTTGCACATGATGACAG TGTCATGTTTCTTCAGTTTGTCCCTAAAACCCATCTGTTCTTCACCGCGGGAAAGGACAGAAAGATCAAGCAGTGGGACGCTGACAAGTTTGAGCACATCCAGACATTGGAG GGACATCATCGTGAGGTCTGGTGCTTGGCCATCAGCCCCAATGGAGACCACATCGTCTCCTCGTCTCATGATAAGTCCCTCAGGCTGTGGGAGAGAACGAGGGAGCCCATCATCctggaggaggagaaggaaatG GAAAGGGAAGCAGAATTTGAGGAGTCATTGGCTAAAGGTGATGAACCCGTG GTTCCTGGAGAGACTAAAGGAGAGGCAGAGCCTGCTGGGAAGAAGACCATTGAGACAGTGAAAGCT GCTGAGCGAATAATGGAGGCCATTGAGCTCTATAGAGAGGAAAGTAAAAAGCTGGAGGAGCACAGAGCCGCTTGTGAAGCAGCAGGGAAGGAG TTACCACCCCCTAAAATGAACCCCATCCTTGTGGCTTTTGGAAATGTCTCt CCCTCTCGATATGTTTTGGAAGTGATGAAGAAGGTTCGGTCCAG TGAGCTAGAGGTGTCTCTGCTGGTGCTGCCGTTTCCCTATGTCCCGGATCTGCTGCAGCTCTTCAATGGTTACGTACAGCAGGGCCTGGAGGTGGAGCTGGTTTGCCGTTGCCTCTTCTTCCTGCTCAG AGTCCATTTTGGTCAGATCACCAGTAATCAGATGCTGCTGTCAGTCATCGACGAGTTACGGACCAACACGATCTCTAAAGTGCGAGAGATCAGG GATGTCCTGGGTTTCAACAGCGCTGGTCTTCAGTTCCTGCAGCGTGAGATCGAGAGCAAAGAGGACGTGATGTTCTTTGCTGATGCCACAGACCGTTTTGAAGAGAAGAAGAGAAAGAGGAGGAAACGTGAAAGAGCCGTGCTTACAATCACATGA
- the wdr3 gene encoding WD repeat-containing protein 3 isoform X1, producing MTRGLWFAMGLTKQYLRYVASAVFGVIGSQKANLAFVTLKGGEKGRYVAVGACEHVFIWDVRKAEKVLILEGKKHEVTYLCPSPDGVHIAVGYEDGGVRIFSLLNGESNISFSGHKSAVSVIRYDALGARLVTGSRDTDVIVWDIINESGLYRLKGHKDEVTQVLFLENKNLLITSSKDSFVKWWDLDTQHCFKTMVGHRSEVWGMVLLNQENRLLTGSADSELRAWDIEYIEEGKEVGEPQEKKVRTLIKDEEEDKEGLDEEPEERILSCKKAGSVLREARDRVVSLVTDAKAKVFACHGLDATLEVFTVLSEEEVQKKMDKKLKRAKKKAKSREGGEDVPEPVVERKLSDEIQKLANIKASSKIRSMDCLMAPNGEMKLALLLQNNTVETYTLKTTEKSPTGTKTSRLTLSGHRTDVRTLAFSSDNIAILSASGETVKVWNRSTLQVIRTMGCEYALCSLFVPGDRQIILGTKSGKIQIFDLASGSLLETTDAHEGALWSMCLSPDQRGIVTGGADKTVKFWDFELIKDQDSGNNKRLTVKHTRTLQLDEDVLCVRYSPDQRLLAVSLLDCTVKIFYTDTLKFFLSLYGHKLPVLCLDISHDSALIATGSADRNVKIWGLDFGDCHRSMFAHDDSVMFLQFVPKTHLFFTAGKDRKIKQWDADKFEHIQTLEGHHREVWCLAISPNGDHIVSSSHDKSLRLWERTREPIILEEEKEMEREAEFEESLAKGDEPVVPGETKGEAEPAGKKTIETVKAAERIMEAIELYREESKKLEEHRAACEAAGKELPPPKMNPILVAFGNVSPSRYVLEVMKKVRSSELEVSLLVLPFPYVPDLLQLFNGYVQQGLEVELVCRCLFFLLRVHFGQITSNQMLLSVIDELRTNTISKVREIRDVLGFNSAGLQFLQREIESKEDVMFFADATDRFEEKKRKRRKRERAVLTIT from the exons atgacaagggg CCTCTGGTTTGCCATGGGTTTAACTAAGCAGTACCTGCGCTATGTGGCGAGTGCTGTATTCGGGGTGATAGGCAGTCAGAAGGCCAACCTCGCGTTTGTGACCCTCAAGGGTGGTGAGAAAGGTCGATATGTCGCTGTGGGAGCCTGTGAACATGTCTTCATATGGGATGTCCGCAAAGCTGAGaag GTTCTAATACTTGAAGGTAAAAAGCATGAGGTGACGTACCTGTGTCCCTCTCCTGATGGTGTCCACATAGCGGTGGGTTATGAGGATGGAGGTGTGCGCATCTTTAGCCTGCTGAACGGTGAAAGCAACATCTCCTTCAGTGGACACAAATCAGCTGTCTCAGTCATTAGATACGATGCACTGGGCGCTCGTCTTGTCACTGGCTCAAGA GACACAGATGTGATTGTGTGGGATATCATCAATGAGAGCGGTCTGTACAGACTCAAAGGACACAAAGATGAAGTTACACAAGTTTTGTTCTTGGAGAACAAAAATCTGCTGATTACAAG CTCCAAGGACAGTTTTGTAAAGTGGTGGGACTTGGACACACAGCATTGTTTCAAGACCATGGTGGGACATCGCAGTGAG GTATGGGGAATGGTCCTGTTGAACCAGGAGAATAGGTTGCTTACAGGGTCTGCTGACAGTGAGCTCAGAGCCTGGGACATTGAGTACATTGAGGAG GGTAAAGAAGTTGGGGAACCACAGGAAAAGAAAGTCAGAACTCTTATTAAGGATGAGGAGGAGGATAAGGAAGGACTTGATGAAGAGCCAGAAGAA CGGATACTCAGCTGTAAGAAAGCCGGTTCTGTTCTGAGGGAAGCCAGAGACAGGGTTGTATCCTTGGTTACAGATGCCAAGGCTAAAGTGTTTGCATGCCAT GGCCTGGATGCTACGCTTGAAGTCTTTACTGTACTATCAGAGGAGGAGGTCCagaaaaaaatggacaaaaaactAAAGAGAGCCAAGAAAAAAGCAAA GTCTCGAGAGGGAGGAGAGGATGTACCTGAGCCTGTAGTTGAAAGAAAGTTGAGTGATGAAATCCAAAAACTGGCAAATATAAAAGCGTCATCCAAGATCAG ATCAATGGACTGCCTTATGGCTCCTAATGGAGAGATGAAGCTTGCTCTTCTTCTACAGAATAACACAGTGGAGACTTATACACTGAAGACCACAGAGAAAAGTCCTACTGGCACTAAAACCTCTCGGCTCACACTGAGTGGTCATCGTACAGATGTCAGAACGCTGGCCTTTAGCTCAGATAACATAGCCATTCTCTCCGCCTCTGGAGAGACCGTCAAAGTGTGGAATAG GTCCACCTTGCAGGTCATTCGTACCATGGGATGTGAATATGCTCTCTGCTCGTTATTTGTTCCTGGAGACAGACAGATTATCTTAGGAACGAAG AGCGGGAAGATTCAAATTTTTGACCTGGCTTCAGGAAGCCTCCTCGAGACGACTGATGCACATGAAGGAGCTCTTTGGTCCATGTGTCTCTCTCCAGACCAG AGAGGGATTGTAACTGGGGGTGCTGACAAGACTGTGAAATTCTGGGACTTTGAGCTCATAAAGGATCAGGACTCTGGAAATAACAA GAGACTGACGGTAAAGCATACGCGCACCCTGCAGTTAGATGAGGATGTGTTGTGTGTGCGCTACAGTCCTGACCAGAGACTGCTGGCCGTCTCTCTTCTCGACTGTACGGTCAAAATCTTTTACACAGACACACTAAAG TTCTTCCTGTCGCTGTATGGACACAAGCTGCCCGTTCTGTGCCTGGACATTTCACAT GACAGTGCTTTAATAGCCACAGGATCAGCAGACCGAAACGTGAAGATATGGGGTTTGGATTTCGGAGACTGTCATCGTTCTATGTTTGCACATGATGACAG TGTCATGTTTCTTCAGTTTGTCCCTAAAACCCATCTGTTCTTCACCGCGGGAAAGGACAGAAAGATCAAGCAGTGGGACGCTGACAAGTTTGAGCACATCCAGACATTGGAG GGACATCATCGTGAGGTCTGGTGCTTGGCCATCAGCCCCAATGGAGACCACATCGTCTCCTCGTCTCATGATAAGTCCCTCAGGCTGTGGGAGAGAACGAGGGAGCCCATCATCctggaggaggagaaggaaatG GAAAGGGAAGCAGAATTTGAGGAGTCATTGGCTAAAGGTGATGAACCCGTG GTTCCTGGAGAGACTAAAGGAGAGGCAGAGCCTGCTGGGAAGAAGACCATTGAGACAGTGAAAGCT GCTGAGCGAATAATGGAGGCCATTGAGCTCTATAGAGAGGAAAGTAAAAAGCTGGAGGAGCACAGAGCCGCTTGTGAAGCAGCAGGGAAGGAG TTACCACCCCCTAAAATGAACCCCATCCTTGTGGCTTTTGGAAATGTCTCt CCCTCTCGATATGTTTTGGAAGTGATGAAGAAGGTTCGGTCCAG TGAGCTAGAGGTGTCTCTGCTGGTGCTGCCGTTTCCCTATGTCCCGGATCTGCTGCAGCTCTTCAATGGTTACGTACAGCAGGGCCTGGAGGTGGAGCTGGTTTGCCGTTGCCTCTTCTTCCTGCTCAG AGTCCATTTTGGTCAGATCACCAGTAATCAGATGCTGCTGTCAGTCATCGACGAGTTACGGACCAACACGATCTCTAAAGTGCGAGAGATCAGG GATGTCCTGGGTTTCAACAGCGCTGGTCTTCAGTTCCTGCAGCGTGAGATCGAGAGCAAAGAGGACGTGATGTTCTTTGCTGATGCCACAGACCGTTTTGAAGAGAAGAAGAGAAAGAGGAGGAAACGTGAAAGAGCCGTGCTTACAATCACATGA